In Nostoc sp. UHCC 0926, a single genomic region encodes these proteins:
- a CDS encoding DUF2237 family protein produces MTEAKNVIGGNLESCCTSPMTGFYRDGFCSTGGQDFGSHVVCAEVTSEFLEFTKSQGNDLSTAVPDSNFPGLKAGDRWCLCASRWQEALDAGVAPPVILSATHARALEMVSLDELKKHALTSS; encoded by the coding sequence ATGACAGAAGCTAAAAACGTAATCGGTGGAAACCTAGAGTCCTGCTGCACTTCTCCTATGACCGGGTTTTACCGCGACGGTTTTTGTAGCACAGGTGGTCAGGATTTCGGGTCGCACGTCGTATGTGCCGAAGTGACATCAGAATTCTTGGAGTTCACCAAATCGCAGGGGAACGACCTGAGCACAGCGGTTCCTGATTCTAATTTTCCTGGACTGAAGGCTGGCGATCGCTGGTGTTTGTGTGCTTCTCGCTGGCAAGAAGCTCTCGATGCTGGCGTTGCTCCACCCGTTATCCTTTCTGCAACTCATGCTAGAGCTTTGGAAATGGTTTCCCTGGACGAACTGAAAAAACATGCCCTAACTTCTTCTTGA
- a CDS encoding type II toxin-antitoxin system RelE/ParE family toxin yields MSEEWQIIYYQEVDGTEPVGEFFNDPSLTKGESKQFKLRLYLLKIKGLALLVERSDILDKIETEDKLYELRLDNTRNNIRIFLCALPGKRLILLHAFKKRGDKTPLKQIKIAAKRRDFIIAKEDKTDEQ; encoded by the coding sequence GTGAGTGAAGAATGGCAGATTATTTACTACCAGGAGGTAGATGGGACTGAACCAGTTGGCGAGTTCTTCAATGATCCCTCGCTCACTAAGGGCGAATCGAAGCAGTTTAAATTGCGCCTTTACCTTCTGAAAATTAAAGGATTAGCCTTACTTGTCGAACGTTCAGATATCTTAGACAAAATAGAGACAGAAGATAAGCTTTATGAATTACGTTTGGATAACACTCGTAACAATATCCGTATCTTTCTGTGTGCTTTACCAGGTAAGCGTCTAATTTTGCTGCACGCTTTTAAGAAAAGGGGAGATAAAACTCCACTAAAACAAATTAAGATTGCAGCTAAAAGACGAGATTTTATAATAGCGAAGGAGGATAAAACAGATGAGCAATAA
- a CDS encoding helix-turn-helix domain-containing protein — MSNNPHLGGDALASLNKIVQDIPENRLVERQEIFRLALTQAMRNVRKRLGLTQKEMGERFGVGQSWVSKLEDINHDHTFDSVLAYLNALGADFEAAILVQKQRVEIIAANLTVDKIDVEAAINAIFEDAEDTEPVNEVPTPDFNLISPKERETYSEAQHVRHRQGGSWGRDSVA; from the coding sequence ATGAGCAATAATCCCCATCTAGGCGGCGATGCTTTGGCTTCCTTAAACAAAATTGTCCAAGACATACCAGAGAACCGTCTCGTCGAGCGTCAAGAGATTTTTCGGCTTGCTTTAACTCAGGCAATGCGAAATGTACGTAAGCGGCTTGGACTTACTCAAAAAGAAATGGGTGAACGGTTTGGTGTGGGACAAAGTTGGGTATCTAAGTTGGAAGACATCAATCATGATCACACATTTGACTCCGTACTTGCCTACTTAAATGCTTTAGGGGCAGATTTTGAGGCAGCGATTCTTGTACAAAAGCAGAGGGTTGAAATAATTGCAGCAAATCTGACTGTGGATAAGATAGACGTAGAGGCAGCCATCAACGCAATATTTGAAGATGCTGAAGACACAGAGCCAGTGAACGAAGTACCAACCCCAGATTTTAACTTAATCTCACCGAAAGAGAGAGAGACATATTCTGAGGCACAGCATGTTCGGCATCGACAAGGAGGTTCTTGGGGGAGGGATAGTGTGGCATGA
- a CDS encoding KGGVGR-motif variant AAA ATPase, translating to MKTITFYSYKGGVGRTLAAANFALYLAKLGRKTVLVDFDLEAPGLDAKFAQFSRFELPAEQKGLLDYILDYQQQNTDPGSIDQISLQIPIPSKQTSPLWLIPAGQYLSDEYYRKLTELNWNLLFSKKRDGVAFFQQFLARIEKELQADFVIIDSRTGITEIAGICTQQLPDEVVMLSPLSSESIKVSKHIKRLIEQSAVAKALGKSIDVKVVVSRVPKPKDLDSFKQRCCQIFETDETKLFFLFSCENLEQEEFLAIADPDSNKELLNNYVRLFYGLNLELSSENIRAEIEKIGSRLLFSSSLEKLEKNVLELVALYPHPDVYRTAMRFFRLRENIEKLRSFGWELLELLPTDQEAQQILAESYLSERKLDKQDKKKAVRVIDPLWQREELNSEQAVRYADILEDIEEYSKSFDVVFPLCDDQELDDDIQIQAKLIAARTALKLGQTEIAARLIPDIPPKQLGGSLIFLAIETLKDNGDLEGAFESAKQFIRREYNPTVIEQAASLAYQLNRVKELEDAIRSLAKFRTLKDESFYQNLKDCGLSELARELQKSSYKYSSGQNIK from the coding sequence ATGAAGACAATTACTTTTTATTCGTATAAAGGTGGTGTTGGTAGAACACTGGCCGCAGCAAATTTTGCACTTTATCTAGCTAAACTGGGTCGAAAAACTGTTTTAGTAGATTTTGACCTTGAAGCACCAGGTTTAGACGCAAAGTTTGCCCAGTTTTCTAGATTTGAATTACCAGCTGAGCAAAAAGGACTCCTCGATTACATCCTAGATTATCAGCAACAAAATACTGATCCAGGAAGCATTGATCAAATAAGCCTTCAGATACCAATTCCTTCAAAACAAACTTCACCCTTGTGGCTCATTCCAGCAGGGCAGTATCTCTCCGATGAGTATTACAGAAAGCTGACTGAGCTTAACTGGAATTTATTATTCTCTAAAAAACGTGATGGAGTTGCGTTTTTTCAACAGTTTCTTGCCCGGATTGAAAAAGAATTACAGGCAGATTTTGTGATTATAGACTCCCGCACAGGCATTACCGAAATAGCAGGTATTTGTACACAGCAACTACCTGATGAAGTTGTCATGCTGTCTCCTTTAAGTTCAGAAAGTATCAAAGTAAGCAAGCATATTAAGCGACTGATTGAGCAAAGTGCAGTAGCCAAAGCGCTTGGAAAGTCAATCGATGTTAAAGTTGTTGTATCACGCGTACCAAAACCTAAAGATTTAGACAGCTTTAAGCAAAGATGTTGCCAAATTTTTGAAACAGATGAGACTAAACTGTTCTTTTTGTTTTCCTGTGAGAATTTAGAACAAGAAGAGTTTTTGGCAATTGCTGATCCTGATAGTAATAAGGAACTACTAAACAACTATGTGCGACTCTTTTATGGATTGAATTTAGAACTTTCTAGTGAAAATATTCGGGCTGAAATTGAGAAAATAGGTAGTCGCTTGCTCTTTTCATCTTCACTTGAAAAGTTAGAGAAGAATGTTTTAGAGCTAGTTGCACTCTATCCGCATCCAGATGTATATCGTACTGCTATGCGGTTCTTTCGGTTAAGGGAGAATATAGAAAAATTAAGGTCTTTTGGTTGGGAACTCCTTGAGCTATTACCAACTGACCAAGAAGCACAACAAATTCTTGCAGAAAGCTATTTATCTGAGCGGAAGCTTGATAAACAAGATAAGAAAAAAGCTGTGCGTGTCATCGATCCCCTATGGCAAAGGGAAGAACTTAACTCAGAACAAGCTGTACGCTACGCAGATATATTGGAAGATATAGAAGAATATTCTAAAAGTTTTGATGTTGTTTTTCCTTTGTGTGATGATCAAGAACTTGATGACGATATCCAAATCCAAGCAAAATTGATTGCAGCGAGAACAGCTTTGAAGTTAGGCCAAACTGAGATTGCAGCCAGATTAATTCCAGATATTCCTCCGAAGCAGCTAGGAGGTTCGCTCATATTTTTAGCAATAGAAACTTTGAAAGATAATGGAGATTTGGAAGGTGCATTTGAGTCAGCTAAACAGTTTATACGCCGAGAGTACAATCCTACCGTTATAGAGCAAGCAGCTAGTTTGGCTTACCAGTTAAATCGTGTGAAAGAGCTAGAAGACGCAATACGTTCACTTGCAAAATTCCGTACCTTAAAGGACGAGAGTTTTTACCAAAACTTAAAGGACTGCGGATTATCTGAACTAGCACGTGAATTACAAAAGTCATCCTATAAGTATTCATCGGGTCAGAATATTAAATAA
- the recR gene encoding recombination mediator RecR, with translation MQRLPGVGPKSAQRLALHILKRPEAEVEALAQALIEAKKQIGLCSVCFHLSAEPVCEICRNPNRDNNTICVVADPRDVIALEKTREYKGKYHVLGGVISPIDGIGPEQLTILALQRRVSQQKPQEVILAISPSVEGETTTLYVGQLLKPFTKVTRIAFGLPVGGDLEYADEVTLARALEGRRELD, from the coding sequence TTGCAACGCTTGCCAGGGGTTGGTCCTAAATCTGCCCAACGACTGGCTTTGCATATTTTGAAGCGACCAGAAGCAGAAGTAGAAGCTTTAGCACAAGCTTTAATTGAGGCAAAAAAGCAGATAGGCTTGTGTTCTGTTTGCTTTCACTTATCTGCTGAACCTGTTTGTGAAATTTGCCGCAATCCCAACCGTGACAACAACACTATCTGTGTCGTAGCAGATCCTCGCGATGTGATTGCGCTGGAAAAAACCCGCGAATACAAAGGCAAATATCACGTTTTGGGTGGGGTGATTTCCCCAATTGATGGAATTGGGCCAGAACAGTTGACTATACTGGCTTTGCAGCGGCGGGTGAGTCAGCAAAAACCTCAAGAAGTGATTCTGGCAATTAGTCCGAGTGTGGAAGGGGAGACTACGACACTGTATGTCGGTCAGCTACTGAAACCATTTACTAAGGTGACGCGGATTGCCTTTGGTTTGCCTGTAGGTGGTGATTTGGAGTACGCCGACGAAGTGACCCTGGCCAGGGCATTGGAAGGACGCCGGGAGTTAGATTAG
- a CDS encoding CHAT domain-containing protein codes for MLRRISQSLKRFLKRLIKSKQTSSLKRGRRHNLVEILPELTDADLEQLFIQLLEGVHQARGQQWALKYLQRVENRISAERWINWLVMFGESLLASPTPNPLLATQMVQLGELGIGRIGDVAYDIGIRLMQNLPTQIEYEENQGQDGTETTPGQELIRNLGEQLWEYDQRNVIETTPGQELIRNLGEQLWEDDEQNVVETTEEILPTTPGQELIRSLGEQLWEYDLPDVEAITPAPENASFEERLTENLEELVLKYEREDAQATIRENLPLPAAEDSITSLAELRFGNEERVTSTKTPANLLSTRQRTELATSDSVETWDNTLTNLEPNVANTLDELWVRLDQSTNLVQQLASNLAVQSSNSPGIIERHSDNPITQAQTWFYQGLSQAKTGDLLSAIASYDQAIELQPEFSEYWFNRGLTLFHLERFDEAIASYETATELKPDYYKAWYNRGGTLGELGYFEEAIASFDKAIEIKPDYQEAWSSKGLALLKLGWLPEAISSYDQALHLEPEDQENWYHRGIALAVSEQFVEAIISYDKALEIDPDYHEVWIDRGVVLFNLGRWSEAIASWDKALSVQADFYLAWYNRGIALDNLGRRIEAIASYQQAIAIKPDFHLAWYNQAVALFYLEQFAEAIACYDNALQIKQDYWEAWIGRGTAVGNLVNADGLLNLSSSITATNPALQQGGYEGKLASYEEGLKHLRTDTHPEGWGRLHVAIANTYYDQGKKHTNTRDYWRKAASEYHQALLTLTLEYFPQLHLEVLQSLSKVLMGLGQTTQVQELQQRGTDLLRQLLSEETRSDESKKQLALKFTGFKQLAVDLAVESGDLVEAWEIAEQGKNACLNWLLSGWNDQIYSPDYGAIQQLFNPTTAIIYWHISPVALHTFILKDQAPSPILLFTPMQDPGAIPLGEDAIRLNELPLPEAVQRLIEFESWLEDWHQQYQEYRSTAQDKESKSQHSWRVDMEQKLVQLYDILNICTIAQELEGITQLVLIPHRDLYRLPIHTLFHLSSPSQEELPNVESNFTVTYLPSAQIGLSIETEENWQWQNQLLLSVEHPESAGYATLKFAKLESEIVSQMFNNIQRIQGSEATKNIVENALFDNYNIFHFTGHVTNNLAEPKKSELALAGEDKLTLDEIYQQNLASYNLITLSACENLSTSNHTISSEYVSLVSGFVSQGVPHVVSTLWSVESSASALVMIEFYRRLQLNKSAVTALAEATRWLKELTAGELTKWYEDILNNLHPEELRIQTYLATQLYRNSKMASDKNLYNHPYYWAAFTITGKPN; via the coding sequence ATGCTCAGGCGGATATCACAGTCGCTTAAAAGGTTTTTAAAGCGCCTCATTAAAAGTAAGCAGACTAGTTCTCTCAAGCGTGGGAGAAGACACAATCTGGTGGAGATACTACCAGAACTAACCGATGCGGATCTGGAACAATTGTTTATCCAATTGCTAGAAGGCGTGCATCAAGCACGAGGACAACAGTGGGCATTGAAGTATCTGCAACGGGTCGAAAATCGCATTTCGGCTGAACGCTGGATAAATTGGTTGGTGATGTTTGGTGAAAGCTTGTTAGCTTCACCGACCCCGAATCCTCTGTTAGCAACACAGATGGTGCAATTGGGGGAACTTGGTATTGGCAGAATTGGAGACGTTGCCTATGACATTGGCATCCGGCTGATGCAAAACCTACCTACACAGATAGAGTATGAGGAGAATCAGGGGCAAGATGGCACAGAAACCACTCCTGGGCAAGAACTGATCCGCAATTTAGGCGAACAGTTATGGGAATATGATCAGCGAAATGTAATAGAAACTACTCCAGGGCAAGAACTGATCCGCAATTTGGGCGAGCAGTTATGGGAGGATGATGAGCAAAATGTCGTAGAAACCACAGAAGAAATTCTCCCAACTACACCTGGGCAAGAGCTAATCCGTAGCTTAGGTGAGCAGTTATGGGAATATGATCTTCCAGATGTTGAAGCAATAACGCCAGCGCCTGAAAATGCCTCTTTTGAGGAAAGATTGACCGAGAATTTAGAGGAACTGGTATTGAAGTATGAACGAGAAGATGCCCAAGCCACAATCAGAGAAAATCTCCCTCTCCCGGCAGCGGAAGATTCAATCACCTCATTAGCCGAACTGAGGTTCGGTAATGAAGAGAGAGTTACTTCAACTAAAACACCAGCAAATCTCCTTTCTACTAGACAAAGAACTGAATTGGCAACGTCTGACTCAGTGGAAACCTGGGATAACACTTTGACCAATTTAGAGCCAAATGTAGCTAATACCTTAGATGAGTTGTGGGTGAGGTTGGATCAAAGTACCAATTTAGTCCAGCAACTTGCTTCTAACTTGGCAGTTCAAAGCAGCAATTCCCCTGGTATTATTGAGCGACATAGCGATAATCCGATTACCCAGGCTCAAACGTGGTTTTACCAAGGTCTAAGCCAAGCTAAAACAGGTGATTTGTTAAGCGCGATCGCATCTTATGACCAAGCCATCGAACTGCAACCAGAATTTTCCGAATATTGGTTTAACCGAGGCTTGACGCTGTTTCATTTAGAACGTTTTGATGAAGCGATCGCATCTTACGAAACCGCCACAGAACTGAAACCCGACTACTACAAAGCTTGGTACAACCGGGGTGGAACTCTCGGAGAATTAGGATACTTTGAAGAAGCGATCGCTTCTTTTGACAAAGCCATAGAAATTAAGCCAGACTACCAAGAAGCTTGGTCTAGCAAAGGTTTGGCGCTGCTGAAGTTAGGTTGGCTACCGGAAGCTATTTCTAGTTATGACCAAGCGCTGCATCTGGAACCAGAAGACCAGGAAAACTGGTATCACCGAGGCATAGCCCTAGCTGTAAGTGAACAATTTGTAGAGGCAATTATATCTTACGACAAAGCGCTAGAAATTGACCCAGACTACCACGAAGTTTGGATAGACCGGGGTGTAGTCCTGTTTAATTTAGGAAGGTGGTCAGAAGCGATCGCCTCCTGGGATAAAGCACTTTCAGTTCAAGCCGACTTCTACTTAGCTTGGTACAACCGGGGTATAGCGTTAGACAACTTAGGACGCCGCATTGAAGCGATCGCCTCCTATCAACAAGCGATCGCCATTAAACCCGACTTCCACTTAGCTTGGTATAATCAGGCAGTAGCACTGTTTTATTTAGAACAATTTGCTGAAGCGATCGCCTGTTATGATAACGCTTTGCAAATTAAACAAGACTATTGGGAAGCTTGGATTGGTCGTGGAACTGCCGTCGGTAATTTAGTGAATGCTGACGGATTGCTGAATTTATCGAGTAGTATAACAGCAACAAATCCCGCCTTACAACAGGGCGGCTACGAAGGAAAATTAGCCAGCTACGAAGAAGGATTAAAGCATCTGCGGACAGATACCCACCCAGAAGGTTGGGGCAGATTGCATGTTGCGATCGCTAATACTTACTACGACCAGGGCAAAAAACATACCAATACCCGTGATTATTGGCGCAAAGCTGCATCTGAGTATCATCAGGCGCTGTTAACCCTGACACTAGAATATTTTCCCCAGTTGCACCTAGAGGTTTTGCAATCTCTAAGCAAAGTGCTGATGGGTTTGGGACAAACAACACAAGTTCAAGAATTACAACAACGCGGCACAGATTTATTGCGACAATTACTGAGTGAAGAAACTCGCTCTGACGAAAGTAAAAAACAGCTAGCTTTGAAATTTACAGGCTTTAAGCAGTTGGCAGTTGATTTAGCTGTAGAGTCTGGTGATTTAGTTGAAGCCTGGGAAATTGCCGAACAAGGCAAAAATGCTTGTTTAAACTGGCTACTTTCTGGCTGGAATGATCAGATTTACTCACCTGATTATGGCGCAATTCAACAACTATTCAATCCCACAACAGCAATTATTTACTGGCATATTAGTCCAGTCGCCCTACACACATTTATTCTCAAAGACCAAGCGCCATCACCGATCCTCCTGTTTACACCCATGCAAGATCCTGGGGCAATACCTTTAGGAGAAGACGCTATCCGTCTAAATGAATTGCCGCTACCCGAAGCAGTGCAACGCCTAATTGAATTTGAAAGTTGGCTAGAAGATTGGCATCAACAATACCAAGAATATCGCAGCACGGCTCAAGACAAAGAAAGTAAAAGCCAGCATTCTTGGCGAGTTGATATGGAACAGAAGCTAGTGCAACTGTATGACATCCTGAATATTTGCACAATTGCACAGGAACTCGAAGGCATCACCCAACTGGTTTTAATTCCTCACCGTGACTTGTACAGATTGCCCATTCATACCCTTTTCCATCTCTCTTCTCCATCCCAGGAAGAATTGCCGAATGTGGAATCAAATTTCACTGTCACCTATCTGCCTAGTGCCCAAATAGGTTTATCAATAGAAACTGAAGAGAATTGGCAGTGGCAAAATCAGTTATTGCTCAGTGTTGAACATCCTGAAAGTGCAGGTTATGCCACACTAAAATTTGCCAAACTTGAGTCTGAAATTGTAAGCCAGATGTTCAATAATATTCAACGAATTCAGGGGTCTGAAGCTACGAAAAATATTGTCGAAAACGCCTTATTTGATAATTACAACATATTTCATTTTACGGGTCATGTCACTAATAATTTAGCTGAACCTAAAAAGTCAGAATTAGCATTAGCAGGTGAAGATAAACTTACTTTAGATGAAATCTACCAACAAAATCTAGCAAGTTACAACCTTATTACCCTCTCTGCTTGTGAAAATTTAAGTACTAGCAACCACACTATCAGCAGCGAATATGTGAGTTTAGTTAGTGGTTTTGTGAGTCAGGGCGTTCCTCATGTAGTGAGTACTCTTTGGAGTGTAGAATCTTCAGCTAGTGCCTTGGTCATGATAGAGTTTTACCGACGATTACAGCTTAATAAATCAGCAGTTACTGCCTTAGCTGAAGCAACACGATGGCTGAAAGAACTAACTGCTGGAGAACTGACAAAATGGTATGAAGATATCTTGAATAATCTGCATCCTGAGGAATTGCGAATTCAAACTTATTTAGCGACACAACTATATAGAAATAGTAAAATGGCATCAGATAAAAATCTTTATAATCATCCTTACTACTGGGCAGCATTCACGATTACGGGTAAGCCAAATTAA